The DNA segment tgtgtgtttgtgtgcaaacATATAGTGTGTCtgggtctgtgtgtgttttttctatACATGTGCTTGATACAACGCTTGATACAAATTAATTATGAAATACTAAATGATGCTTATTTGAAAATGGTAGGTTTATAGTGAGGGGATAGAATATTAAGTATGTACAGCATAAAAGGAAGCCATTGTGTTTATGGAAAGTCCCCAAAAGGTATGAAAACAAATCTTCTCAGAAGTGGAAATGCACTTAACCACTGAATTCTTAAAAGCATGAATTGGACCTGTGTATGTGAAGTACACATTGAGCCATGatatgtgtatatacagtatttaatgtgTGACTCTTTTATTTACTATGCATAAAACTATATAAGGAAAGTGATTTGaggaatgaatgaattaataattactcaaaaaacaaaaatggatAAGAAGTGATTTTGAGaaatgctatgtatttctataatcatttatccccaaacacagaggatgcctacccgacgaacccagtgaaacctcagacctcctttcctctattcatattcttgactgcttccccctgtcatgcataaggcatGGGATATGTCCtgttgggcaattcaactgtgctgaagtagtgggattataacacctaatcctattaagcgaatctcaaaaaacaaaaatggaaaaaaaaatattttcagtttcaaAAAGAATAATacacaatataaaaaacagaagcCATTTAATTCATAGTAattcatataaacattttatttcttaaaatactgagaaaattacatttcaataCCTTCTGTATAAAATTCCTGACCTGTATAAGACAGTTTTACAAtgattcttaaaaaataaataacatacatttttgcaatacattaaaaattaaattaacacattaaatctACATCCCTGTCATTAACATCAGGTCTGAATAAAATAGTTTGGAAAGgtataaaacaaatcaaaccttTAAAAAGACAGACACTCTGGGAAAGCACATTTGTgcaaataaatatgatttatgCTTATTACATCTATTTCATCTGTTGTATTGACAACACTGTCAAAGATTCTTATATGATTGCAACACACATGTAGCTGCCATATGTCACCTGAGTGGCAGAAAATACtggcacatttattttgcacagcCTTTTGTCTCCCCTCCAAAGTTAATCCTTCTGTGGAAACCTGGAACCTATTGTATATGCGGGTAAACCCGTATGCTTTGCTATCCATTGGTTATATTTGGTGACTTTTGTGTAAACCCCTGGATTTGACTGTTCCGCACACTCTTTTCCCCAGCTAATGATACCGAATAGGAacattgtgttatttatttcgCATACTAAGGGCCCTCCAGAGTCACCCTGAAAGAAGAGTAAGCACAGTGAGATACTTCGACATATTTCAAAagatacaattacatttatctATGCCGGATGTTCATCATTAGTGAGAAAAGTATTTTTAGTGTTACCTGGCAAGCATCGTCTTCCCAATTTCTGCCAGCTGCGCAAAACATGTATCTGTTGACTTCGTCCTCATTGTAATACTTGTGCTGGCAGTCACTCTGGGAAATTAGTTCGACCCGAGCCATTTTCAGATGTCGGGAATATTCAAAGCCACCTTTACAgattacaaacaaaaaattgatgacatttgtgttttttcatgttatttcacATAACTAATGTTTCTTAACAATTCTATGTTCTTATTTGTTAGTACAGCATTTCAGCTGTCATTAAATTCACACATAACTATTTTctgcaattttgttttgtttgctatTTTCTAGACATAGACAAATTTAGATAAATTTTAGAATAGATAGGGGTTAACTGATTCATTCAATGATGTACtagatacagtatgtgaatAGAATATCTTGTAGTGcttttactgttttatcatgATATTTAGAGTCACAGTACAGTACATCGTATCATCTTCCTCAGTTGgaaatttgtattatttgtcGTATTTCATAGATAAACTCTGGATACACCACATCTTCATCTTATCTTGGCGTCGTATGAACAGGATCATTGTTATTGTGCTGCTGTGATATACTATCTTTGCATACAATGTATGTCATCCTACCCCTTTGATATCTTCCATAGCCAGCAATCTCACAGTAGAATCCTGAGGGAACCATTTGCTGGAATGGAGGAAGGCAGGCGGTTCTCACCGAGTTTGTCTTCATGGCACATTTGCCATCACCGTTCACTATCTTCAGTAGAGCTAGATAAAAAGGCAGTGGATTGAATTATTTACTTCCCCTTTCAGtttctgtaaatgtatttagtgGTTAAAGAATGAAGAAAACATACCAATGTCATGGGTGTAGTTTTCAGTTCTGTAGTCAAAGCCTTGATGGACCACAAGTTTGCTCACAGAGAATTTCTGCTCTTTTGAGTCAGTTTCACTGATGGTATTCCTTCCCAAGGAGACAGAGTATTTCCATATTTTTGTTTCCTCACTGTTCAGATAAAATGTTGATGCACATTAGTGTCATAATAGTTAAGGTTAAATGGGGTCATAGTCTTGAGTTAAGAAAAGTCAGATGTACCCTGAAGGGAAACAGTGAGCTGCAGTGAGGACCCAGCATGGAGCAATGAGAGTTCCTCCACAAACAAACCCATTTCCCATGAAGATAGCTGCCATCCAAGGCTGAGACTCAACAGATGACCTTAATCCTCCAACAATCTTTGACATATGGGGTAAGTTTCGCTCCCCACATGTTAATTCTGCATAATAACAGAAACAACAAAAGTCTATCAAAAACGGTgaacaaaaaacacagaaaaggctaaagtctatacatactgtatattcattaataaatacatttattgtttttggTTTGCAATATGAAATCcacatattaatataaatatatccaAATGAATTCAAATTTTACCTGTGTCTTGCTTTAGTGGTTCAGGTGCTGGACTTGTGGCTGAATGAACAACCATAAATTGTGTTAGTCAATCTGTCAATTTATCAATAGactattgtgttatttttatttcattttatggcTGATTCAAATCACAAAAGTAAACAATAGTATGTACTTTCACTTACTCGTCTTTGTTTCACTGGTGGGAATGTCACAGCTTTCTTGGATCAGACGTTTTCCTCTTCTTACCATACACCAAGGCCTAAATCTGCCATCTGGATTCCTGAACGAGAAAATATATTGAGCATCATCCACTGGCAAAGGTTGTGGGTGTGAGGTatcgttttttttaagtatcCACAAAATATTCTTTGTTTAGACAGCGGATGCATAGGCAATTTAATGAAAAGAATACCTGCAGAAGTTATGATGGCAGTTCTTAAGGGAAAGGGCCAGATGTCTTCTGATTGGGAGTACATCCCAGGGAATACAGATTCGTCCATTGACTGTTACTGACACTTTTCCTCCATATTTGCTTTCATCACTTCCATCAGGCATGCACTCACCAGCCTGCTCTAAGAAAAAACAAACTGTGTTTATGACCTTTTCATAAGATGACACAAACTCATCTTGTAACAAAACCTTAATAGAGTTGAACAAAATCAAAAAAGACTTACTCCGTGTTGGAATACCAGGGCCTTTTCCAAAATTATTAGGCCAACGGTAAgtctaaaaacaagaaaattaacattagatatGGGTGTTTGTAAAGGAAGGTGCTTATTCCATTTAAATACTCTTTTTGGGAAGTAAGAATTTTCTGTTCTCTCACCGCTTCAATGAAACACAGAGCACATGTTAACAGTAATATCCTGAAAACGCTCTTCATCTTGACCGTTAATCGATATTTCCCTTTTCtggagaaaaacacaaaaagtgtacttataTTCATAAAAACTCCACAATTTCTCAATTTATAATTTATCTGATCTATTTAttgtgtatacatttacattgtaCTATCTGTCAATTTGTATTAAATGTTAGTTTAAATTCAGTTCATTCATTACGTATTAAAATTACTTACTAATTGTGATTCTCATAACAatattattgtaattttttttagaacTCAATACttaaatatagaaaaatgtcTAATTCAAGTTTCCACATTATTAATAAATCAAAATTGCATAGAAAATATAGCTgtccatttaaaacatacagaaTGAGAACAAAAAAACGTTTAGTTTTTCTGTGCTTACCTTTCAGATAGTAGACACTGTAAAGTGTTGGTCTTCTTATTTTCTTGCAGTTGTCTTTTTTGCCTTGAGAAGCTGTGCTGGGCTTACAGGTCATGTGCTGTTGTGTGGCAGTGAGTGTTCATTGCTTTATAGTGAAGGTTACGTGATTGGTTGAGGAGAGGAGGGACTGGCACATGCGCTGTGTAGTAAACAGTGAGGTTGTtggcaatgttttttttcagaaaccACCACTGTGACTCAAACTGAATTACCCAAGAAAGCTAGCcttttttaaacatgaaacacCATCCTAATAGGGAGATaaaatccctttaaataaagttCCTGTAAAGCAATAACCATCTCTGCGGTTTCTTTATTGCATTGCTCATTTCACAACATGTTTTGAGGGGGAAAGACATGATCAAGCGTTTCCTGTGAACCATTCAAATATATCTGTGAGCAAAGCCTGTCTTTCCTATATTCAGACccattttttttgtgtatgcAACATGTTTTACTGCCAGTCTTCATTTTACCGCTTTGTCTGGTGTCCTGTCCTTTTTAATTCTTTAGGGTCTCAGACAATTATTCAGATCATGTTGTGACATTCTGTTTAACTGGATTCCATTCTATTAAATCTAGAAGATAAATTAGGGGGTTTACATGAATGAGAGACACTGAGATGATGACATCATAATATACTCCAACTGGGCAGAGGTTCAGCCATACATTTCCTGTTCAACACATGACAAAACTTCCATTATTGCTGTTTTCTGGTTTTTAAagagtgtttaaatgtttgcatCACCCGATACAGTAGCTGTTTGAACAATTTGTTGAAGTGTGTgggtaacgataataaaataagaaataaaatatttgtgtgttcatgtgttgaCAGGTTTGGCTTcactttttttgtgtaaatgtaaaatgtaaaaataataaaatatatggaGTGGTTTTCCTATTTACAAATGTTCGACATTGGTCAGATCATGTTTGATTTGTCAAATCTTTTATGTAAGGGGTAACATTTGTGGATAGTGGTCAGTAAAAGTACAAATGTGGCCTGTGAAATAACAACCAGGCCATGCTTTTAATAAGAAATTGAGACCAAGTTTATTCTaaagaagaaaacaaacataCCAGACAAAACATTAAGCTTCCTATAAAAGAAAATGCCTACACAGACCTGTATTAATTTAGAATGCCCTTGTCTTTAAACCTTTTCCATGTATTGATGTAAGCAATGCATCAATTCTGAGTGACTTCCTTTTTTCTTGAGAAATACTGATCTCACTTGCATGTTAAGAGAATATGCAGCTAGATAAGGTTTTGAGGTTTTAACACTATGCTTAAAGGCATACGATCTAATTTTGGATctcaaaaatgataaaatggtCTCTGTCAGACTCACAGTGATGGTACTATTTAGTtagttaattaaataaacaacaaatatggtTTCATCATTAATAGGTTGATTTAAatcaatataaatacataatgcCCTTCTTCTCTTTCTGACCATGTAGtatgcaaaatattttattattatttattaccaCAAACTATATACATACATGAGAGAGAATGTTTTCAGACTGCAAAACAAAATCACTTTTTTAATGGACCCTATAATGCTAAATATGTGTagtattttataatttaaaacataatgtattaattccatatttcatttaaagaaaTGATTCACTCTTGACCCCTTGAACCCCTGATCcttgaaatatggagatatatAAAGTCTATGTTGGCATTATGAAATTACTTCCACAGAACAGATGATCAGTGCATTCACCGGCTGACACTGTAtaattacagtgtaattataatTGTAAAGTATAATTGCTCAACAATACAGTACTCATTTTATAGGTATCACAGATTCAAGAGTAAACAGCTGTAATCTCGAAAAGACTCATCCAAACACATCGTCGAAACATCAACATTTGAACTGTTTTTTGATTGGTGTCGTTTTTACAATTCAGGAAATGCGAGATACTACTTAACCCTAAAAAGACTGGGAATAGAGGTAGTCAGAAAACCTTAACATAGGGAGCAACTCATTTGcgtttttaactttattatttacagcACATCGGTTTAATAGGGATGAGATGGGTTATGTTCATTAGTCTTCAGCGCCCTCTCCTGGACATTTATATCGACGACAACAACATGAATGCATGCTCATTTGATGACACGACACTGTAGTGTCCAATTACAGGCCTTactcttttcatttataactCTTTTTAGATTGcttaaagcgacagttcaccccaaaatgaaaattctgtcatcatttactcgccctcatataatttcagacctgtataaattaatttgttctgatgaacacagagaaaaatattcggaagaatgttagcaattttcagttctggaacatcattgactaccaaagctggacaaattaaatggtagtcaaaggtgacccagaactgtttgttttcttaaattcttcaaaatatctcattttgtgttcaacagaacaaagaaagataAGTTTTTTCCCTATACTATGGTAGTAGATGATGTCcaagaactgaaaattactaacattcttacaaatatctttctttgtgtgtaACAGAACAAAgccatttatacaggtttgaaacaacctgagggtgagtaaatgatgacaggattttcatttttgggtgaactagccctttaagatGCACTTGGTGACAACAACTGTGAAATAACAACCAGGCCATGCTTTTAATAAGAAATCGAGACCAAGTTTATTCTAAAGAAGAAAGCAAACATACCAGACAAAACATTTAGCTTCCTAAAGAAAATGCCTACACAGACCTGTATTAATTTAGAATGCCCTTGTCTTTAAACCTTTTCCATGTATTGATGTAAGCAATGCATCAATTCTGAGTGACTTCCTTTTTTCTTGAGAAATACTGATCTCACTTGCATGTTAAGAAAATATGCAGCTAGATAAGGTTTTGAGGTTTTAACACTATGCTTAAAGGCATACGATCTAATTT comes from the Triplophysa rosa linkage group LG9, Trosa_1v2, whole genome shotgun sequence genome and includes:
- the plaua gene encoding plasminogen activator, urokinase a, which gives rise to MKSVFRILLLTCALCFIEATYRWPNNFGKGPGIPTRKQAGECMPDGSDESKYGGKVSVTVNGRICIPWDVLPIRRHLALSLKNCHHNFCRNPDGRFRPWCMVRRGKRLIQESCDIPTSETKTTTSPAPEPLKQDTELTCGERNLPHMSKIVGGLRSSVESQPWMAAIFMGNGFVCGGTLIAPCWVLTAAHCFPSGEETKIWKYSVSLGRNTISETDSKEQKFSVSKLVVHQGFDYRTENYTHDIALLKIVNGDGKCAMKTNSVRTACLPPFQQMVPSGFYCEIAGYGRYQRGGFEYSRHLKMARVELISQSDCQHKYYNEDEVNRYMFCAAGRNWEDDACQGDSGGPLVCEINNTMFLFGIISWGKECAEQSNPGVYTKVTKYNQWIAKHTGLPAYTIGSRFPQKD